TGCAGCGCGTCTTTGGCGTCCACCGCAACACCGTCATCCAGTGGATACAAAAGGGGCCGCCGAAGTGAGACAGACCGAAACGGTCTGTCTCACGCTCTTGAAGAATTGATGGTCGAGCTGGACGAGTGATGGACCTTCGTGGGCCAGAAAAAGCAGGCCAGGTGGTGGTGGCTTGCCCGAGAACGCCGCACTCAAAAGGTGCTGGCTTGTGTTCTTGGAGATCGCAGCGAAGCGACCGTCTTCCAGCTGTGGGACCGCTTGCCCCTCTCCCCAGAACAGCGCCTGAAAGCAACCTGCTGTACGGACCTCTGGCGGGCCTACGACGAACCGTTGTTGGGCGTCAAATGCTTCACCCGCTGAGGGGAAATCAACTACGTCGAGCGGCTCAACTGCACCCTTCGACAACGCCTGGGTCGTCTGGTCCGCAACTCCCTCTCGTTCTCCACATCCGACGAGTTGCTCGGAGCCTCACTCACCCTCGCCTTCCACCGCCACAACTTGTCACGTTGATGCAGCCACTACCTTCTTGGCCAGTGCCTCAGGCGTCCATGCTGGCTGTTGACGCTTGAGCTGCAAGACCCTCTCCAAGATGTCCCGTTCCTGCCGGATAGTCTTCAACTCGCGCTTCACCGAATTTCCACCTGTTCGGCGTTCAGCCCTGGTTTACTTTTCTGATCACTCGCATTGACCCAGCGGCGGAGCAAGGACTCGCTCAACTCCAGGTTGCCCGCGACCTGGCTCTCAGCGACATCCAGTTGCTTGGCACGTGGACGGCTTCCTGTTTGAACTCGGCACTGAAGGTACGACCTTTGCCCACAGTGGACCCCGACTTCTTGTTGCCGGGCCTTAACTCCCTGTCCACGCAGCTGGGGCAACCTCATCACTTGACGCTGCTGAGGTCGAAGACGAGGCCATGGCCGTTCCCTTCGCGGACCGTGAGCTGGCGCAAGCCCACGTCTGCGGGAGCGACAAACACCAGGCGCACCCGGTACTCCTCACCGGGCTTCACGCTGCGGTTGATGGCCTCCTCCGGGCGGTTGCCCTTAGCGAGCACCCAGAACTCCACCGGTTCCCCGTCCGCGTCGAGCAGTTCGTTCTTGAAGGTGTAGTGCGAGGGGCTGTCGGCGTCCGCCCCGACGTTCCTCATCACCACGGTCGCCAGCACATAGCGTTTGCCGGACGGCGCCTCGCGCCCGAGCATCGGCTCGGTCGAGAAGGAGACGTTCTCGAACCTCATGTCGTAACGCCCCATGACATAGGTCGTGCCCATCTTTGCCGGAGCGTCTGCCAGGGCTGTCGCACCGCTCGGGTCCTTGGGGTCGGCGAAGGGGGCGGGCACTGCCTTGGCCTGCGTCCGCAGGTCATACCGCAGCACCGGGCCGTCGCCGCGCTGGACGATCAGCTTGGGAATCACGCCGCTCGCCGGAACACGGACGACCGAGACGATCTCCACCTTCTGCGCGGGCTTGAGGCTCGCCCGGTACTCCTCACTCGTTCCAGCGCGGACGAAGGCGCTCTCACTGACGTGGTTGACGTTCTTCACGTCGACGGCCGTGAATTTCAGGCCGTACAGGCTCGCGTCCTGCCGGGTGGGGTTGTGAGCGGTGAAGCGCAGCACGAGGAGCTTCTCGTCGGCTTTCGGGACGATCAGCGCCGTGCCGAGCAGCACACGGCCCGTGGTGTAGGACGCGCTCAGCAGGGTGAAGTTGATAGGGTTCTGCTGGCCGACCGTGAACGTCTGGCCGATCCTCGCATTCTGCCCGTTCAGTTGCGTCGTGCCCATGACGACGGGCTGGGCAGGCTTGGCGGGTGCGTTCCCGGCAAGGGCTGTGGTGACGAGGGCGAGCGTCAGGGCGGACAGGATGAGTCGGGTACGCATGGGTGCTTCCTCCTTGGACTGCGGTCGGGGAATCCGGCCGCGTTGGAGGAAAGGTACGGGGAGGAGGGTGGCTGAAGAATGTTGGCGCCGCTCACCGCCGCCCGTTTCTCAGGAGGCGAGCACAACAGCCGGGTTTCCTCAGCTGGCAGCCCCAAAAGAAGAGGCGCACCGCCGGGGTGCGCCTGGAACTTCCCCGTCCCCTTCAGCGCCGCAGGAGTTCCCCGTACAGGTGCTCAATGTAGTCGTCCACACTGGCGAAGGACCTCCGTACCCCGTAGGTACCTTCCCGAACTGTCGCGTGCCAGCCGGGGGGATAGTCCTCCCCCTCGCCCCACACGCGCAGGACGTACACGCGCCCCTCGCTCGTCGGTCGCTCGGCCCGGCCCTCTTCCTGTTCCATGATTTCCCCTTTCCACCGCAAGCCCGCAGTGGGCCTGAAGGTAGCAGGCGCGGCGTGGCTGGGGGATGACGCGGACTCAGGAGGGCACTTGCGCCGCCCGGTCGGCCAACACTTCGAGACTCCGGCGCACGCCCGCCGCCCCGCCTACGTCTCCTGACGCCGTGAACGCAGCCTCGGCGCGGGTGTAGAACTCGCGAGCCTCAACGAACCTAAGGTTGCCCGCCGCCGCTTCGCCCGCCCTGACCAGCCAGGGCGCGGCCTGCTTCGGGTCCTCGCCGTTCTCCCAGTGCCCCGCCACCCGGGCGGGATGGGCGCCCGCCGCCGCCAGTACCCGCGCCGCGCTGCGGTGCAGCACCCGGCGCACCGTGGGCGGCATCTGGGCAAGCACCGTTTCGAGCACAAGGTCGTGGCTGAAGGCCTCCCCGGAGACGACCTGCGTCGCCTCCAGCTCCTCCCAGGCCGTCATGGTGTCCAGCAGGCCCGTGCCGAGCGTCTGGGTGACCAGTTCGAGCGTGAAGTCGCGCCGGAGCACCGCCGCCGCCCGCGCCGCTTGCAGGGCGTTCGGCGAGAGCCGGGTGAGGCGCTCCTCGATCATCGCCCCCACGCCCGCGGGCCGGGAGGCGGGGGGACGGACCTCGGCACTTCCCCGCTCGAACATGTTCTTGACCGTCTCCAGCACGAACTGCACGTTGCCCCGCGTGGCGAGCGCGACCTCCCCGGCCACGCCCGCCCCGTTCGGCACGTCGAGGTCGGTGAGCAGGGCCGTGACGGCGTCCTGGCTCAGGGGGGAGAGGTGAATGGGAACGACAACGCCCGCCGCGTACATGGAGTCGAGCAGCGCCGCCGAGTAGGGCGGCAGCTCCCCGGTGCGGTGGCAGTACAGGCAGCGCAACATCGTGTTCGTGTCGCCCCAGAAGCGCGAGCCGACGTAGGCGCCCGCCTCAATGCTGGGCTCGTCCATGAACTGCACGTCGTCCGTGCAGATGATGACGGGGCCGCGCTCGGCCACCAGCCGCACGACCTCGTACTTCGCTTCGTAGAAGCGGCGCTTGTCCGCCTCGGTCGTCATGGGGGGCGGCGCCTCCCCAAGTTCGGGCAGCATCCGGGCGAGTTCGCGGATCACCCACCGCGGCAGGTCGAGGTCGGGGTTGGCCGCGAGAGTCTGCCGAAAGTTGCGCGCGTGAGTGGCGTAGGGCACGTCCGCGTCCCCCGGGCGTCCCTGGAAGAACAGAATTTGATGATCCTTCCGCGAACGCAGGAAGTCCTGGGCGAGGCGCGTCTTGCCCGAGCCGGGGTCCCCCTCGATCATGATGCCCAGGCCCTTCTCCCACGCCTCCTCCATGCGTGCCCACACGTCCTCGCGGCCCACCAGGATGGGGGGGCGCAGCACCTGAAGGGGGATACGGGCGGCCCGCCGGGGGACCCGCCTCTCCACGGTGCCTAGGTCAATATCCCGCGCGAGACGCTGTGTCGGCGCCGAGGGCTCGGCGCCGAGTTGGTGGCGGAGCGTGTGCTTGCAGCGGTGGTAGGCCCGCAGCGCCGCCGCCCGGTCGCCGAGGTCGTAGTGCGCGCGCATCAGGGCCCGGTGCCCTTCCTCGGAGACGGGGTCGAGTTCGGTCCAGCGTTCGGCAAGGGCGGCGGCCTCGGTGGTCTCGCCCTCCCGGAGCAGGCGCTCGACCTCCTCGCGGTACCGGCCCGCCTGCACCGCCGCCAGCCGCTCGCCCTGGGCGAGGACCCACTCGGCGAAGTCGGGCAGGTCGTCAAAGTCCACCCCGTCCAGCAGCGCGCCCCCCGCCCCCGCGCCCCCGGGGTTGAGGAGGTCGAGCGCATCCACGGTGACGTTCGACCCCAGGGCGAGCGAGTCGCCCGCCTCCACGAGATCCGCGCCGCTCGCCTCTCTCAGGCGGCGCAACAGGTGCACGAGGTTGTTTCTGGCTGCCCCGGTGGGCGTCTCAGGCCACAGCAACTCGGCAAGATGACCGCGCGGCGCCCCACCCTCCAGCGCGATGTATGCCAGCAGCGCGGCGGTCTTGCGCTCCAGGGGTAGCGCCCGGCCCTCCGGCGAGGTGAGGCGCGGCGGACCGAGCACGTCCAGTCGCCAGGACGTCTGAGATTCAGGCATTCCCCAGTTTAGCCAATTCTCACCTTACGTTGTGAAGAATTGTTCCCTCGCGCAGAGGATGAGGCGCGCGACCGGGTTGTAGGTGAGGAACGCGTCCCTCGACTCGTGCGGGACCTGCTCGCGGGTGGTGCGCTCCAGCCACGCCTCTGCCGAGCGCAACGTCACCTCCGCCGTGGAGTCCCCGGCCGCCCGTTGCGCCCTGAACAGGGTGAGCAGCACCTCGCCGCGGGACAGGTCGGCGGGTTCGAGCGTGTTCAGGAGGTGGGCGCCCTGGGCCGCATGGGCGAGGGCTTCCCGAGCCTGACCCGCGCGCAGCAGGGCCCCCGCAAGCCGCGTGTGCGCGCTGAGTTCGAGGCCGCCGAGGTCGTGACGGCGGGCAAGGTCCAGGGCTTCGCGTGCCGCCGCGCAGGCGGCTTCAGGCTCATCCCGGAGCGCCTGCACGAGGCGCACCCGGCCCAGGGCGAGGGGGCGCGGCGCCCCACCGAGCAGCGTCTCTGCCTGTTCGAGGGCCGCCTGGCCGTCCGCCCCACGTTCAAAGGCGAGCCGGGCGAGGGCGAGATGGGCGCGGACCGCGTAGGTACCGGGAAGGTGAGCCGCGCCCGCCCGCGTCAGCATCTCCTCGGCCCGCACGTCGTCCCCGAGCGACACGAGCACCTCGCCCAGGCAACCACGCGCGTAGTCGTGCAACCAGCCACTGGGATCGAGTTCACCCGTGAGAACCTGCTCGAAGTGCCGCACCGCCGCCGCGTATTCGCCGAGGTCCCCGTGGGCAAGGCCGAGCAGGAGGTGACTTATGGCCGAGGCGTCGGGCGGGTCGACCCCGTGCAGGGCCGCGGAACGCTGGAGGGCTTCCAGCCCCCCCCTCACGTCGCCGAGGTCACTCAGGCAGACCGAGAGGTTGCGCAGAATCACCGCGAGGTGGCCCCGGTCCCCCAGCGCTTCCAGCATCTCCGCCGCCCGGCGGTGCAACCCCTCGGCCTCGCGGTGGCGGTCCCCGTGATCGAGGACGACGGCGAGGTTGCTCAGGCCGCTGGCGAGGGCG
This sequence is a window from Deinococcus apachensis DSM 19763. Protein-coding genes within it:
- a CDS encoding BTAD domain-containing putative transcriptional regulator encodes the protein MPESQTSWRLDVLGPPRLTSPEGRALPLERKTAALLAYIALEGGAPRGHLAELLWPETPTGAARNNLVHLLRRLREASGADLVEAGDSLALGSNVTVDALDLLNPGGAGAGGALLDGVDFDDLPDFAEWVLAQGERLAAVQAGRYREEVERLLREGETTEAAALAERWTELDPVSEEGHRALMRAHYDLGDRAAALRAYHRCKHTLRHQLGAEPSAPTQRLARDIDLGTVERRVPRRAARIPLQVLRPPILVGREDVWARMEEAWEKGLGIMIEGDPGSGKTRLAQDFLRSRKDHQILFFQGRPGDADVPYATHARNFRQTLAANPDLDLPRWVIRELARMLPELGEAPPPMTTEADKRRFYEAKYEVVRLVAERGPVIICTDDVQFMDEPSIEAGAYVGSRFWGDTNTMLRCLYCHRTGELPPYSAALLDSMYAAGVVVPIHLSPLSQDAVTALLTDLDVPNGAGVAGEVALATRGNVQFVLETVKNMFERGSAEVRPPASRPAGVGAMIEERLTRLSPNALQAARAAAVLRRDFTLELVTQTLGTGLLDTMTAWEELEATQVVSGEAFSHDLVLETVLAQMPPTVRRVLHRSAARVLAAAGAHPARVAGHWENGEDPKQAAPWLVRAGEAAAGNLRFVEAREFYTRAEAAFTASGDVGGAAGVRRSLEVLADRAAQVPS